One stretch of Bombus vancouverensis nearcticus chromosome 16, iyBomVanc1_principal, whole genome shotgun sequence DNA includes these proteins:
- the LOC117161207 gene encoding calnexin isoform X2 has product MARLVANLIIYLCLLCSIIKANESGDSNVQDTVAKVVYKTPEISGFAYLVETFDNEEKFKKSWVLSEAKKDSVDEDIAKYDGIWSIEEPKEHAQEGDLGLVLKSKARHAAISTTLSKPFYFGDNPLIVQYEVNFQEGQECSGAYLKLLTLDAEHQDLKKFHDKTPYTIMFGPDKCGNNHKLHFIFRHKNPLNGSIEEKHCKKPRERLEDFFKDKQSHLYTLIIRPDNSFEIKVDNKVVNSGSLLDDFTPPVNPPLEIEDPTDVQPEDWDDKEKIPDLSAVKPDDWDEDAPAQIVDEDDIMPEGWLEDESPMIPNPDSVKPEDWDIEMDGEWEPPEIPNPKCADAPGCGPYKQKMKKNPRYKGKWSPPLINNPNYKGKWKPKLIHNPNYFNDQHPFRMMPIFAVGFELWSMSTDILFDNILVADDEEVARKWAEDTFEVRRARIEKESYSVWHQVGVFATEHRWICGTCIIIPGFAILLIIYYCCLASQDKYNVKDEDKQPLEANEQTAQKQEETENQLPNTEAEEEIEKLNENEEIIESEDNDNPAIGGDGPRRRKPNKD; this is encoded by the exons ATGGCCAGGCTTGTAgcgaatttaattatatatttatgtctGCTGTGTAGTATTATCAAAGCTAATGAGAGTGGTGATAGCAATGTTCAAGATACAGTGGCTAAGGTGGTTTATAAGACACCCGAAATTTCTGGATTCGCATATTTAGTAGAGACCTTCGACAACGAGGAGAAGTTTAAGAAATCTTGGGTCTTGTCAGAAGCCAAGAAAGACTCTGTTGATGAAGATATAGCGAAATATGATG GAATTTGGTCCATAGAAGAACCTAAAGAGCATGCGCAAGAGGGAGATCTGGGGCTAGTCCTTAAGAGTAAAGCTAGACATGCTGCTATATCCACTACATTATCCAAACCATTTTACTTCGGGGATAATCCATTAATTGTACAATACGAAGTAAATTTTCAAGAAGGCCAAGAATGTAGTGGGGCTTATTTGAAATTGCTTACCCTGGATGCAGAGCATCAAGATTTAAAGAAATTCCATGATAAAACTCCCTATACTATAATGTTTGGTCCTGATAAATGTGGAAACAATCacaag CTGCATTTTATCTTTCGACATAAAAACCCTCTCAATGGTTCGATAGAAGAAAAACACTGTAAGAAACCTAGAGAGCGCTTGGAAGATTTTTTCAAAGACAAGCAGTCTCACCTATATACTTTGATCATTCGTCCAGATAATAGTTTTGAAATCAAAGTCGATAATAAGGTAGTAAATTCTGGATCTTTGCTGGATGATTTCACTCCACCAGTCAATCCACCTTTGGAAATAGAAGATCCTACTGATGTTCAGCCAGAAGATTGGGATGACAAGGAAAAGATCCCTGACCTATCAGCTGTTAAACCAGACGATTGGGACGAAGATGCTCCAGCACAAATCGTCGATGAAGACGACATCATGCCTGAAGGATGGCTCGAAGACGAATCACCTATGATTCCCAATCCTGACTCTGTAAAACCTGAAGATTGGGATATTGAAATGGATGGAGAATGGGAACCTCCAGAAATTCCAAATCCAAAGTGTGCAGATGCACCAGGATGTGGACCATACAAGCAAAAGATGAAAAAGAATCCTCGATACAAGGGCAAATGGTCACCACCCTTGATTAACAATCCTAATTATAAAGGCAAATGGAAGCCAAAACTAATTCATAATCCTAATTACTTCAATGACCAACATCCATTCCGGATGATGCCTATT TTTGCTGTGGGCTTTGAACTTTGGTCGATGTCTACGGACATTCTCTTCGATAATATTCTTGTTGCTGATGATGAAGAAGTAGCAAGAAAATGGGCGGAAGATACATTCGAAGTACGTCGGGCTAGAATCGAGAAGGAGAGT TATAGTGTATGGCATCAGGTTGGCGTATTTGCTACGGAACATCGCTGGATATGCGGTACATGTATAATAATTCCTGGCTTCGCCATATTGCTAATAATATATTACTGCTGCTTAGCTTCTCAG gataaatataatgtaaaagATGAAGATAAACAACCTTTAGAAGCAAATGAACAAACAGCACAGAAGcaagaagaaacagaaaatcAGCTACCTAATACTGAAGCAGAGGAAGAAATTGAAAAGTTAAacgaaaatgaagaaataatagAAAGTGAAGATAAT GATAACCCAGCAATAGGTGGTGATGGACCACGACGAAGAAAACCAAACAAAGACTAG
- the LOC117161081 gene encoding uncharacterized protein LOC117161081 isoform X2: MASTSQQYCLRWNNHRSNLLTVFDELLQNEAFTDVTLAVDGGASVKCHKMVLAACSSYFQTLFIDLPCKHPIVVLKDVKYSEIKAILEYMYRGEVNVAQEQLAGLLKVAEVLKVKGLVEENGPQGRRDEVETSMSPPPAISTSTTSSAAHSSDHTSPPHSTGTTYDIYGKSPADRSSRLPLPMWPLPGIPITHSSSSHQTATHQHSAMLSGSSSILTGFETSPLKRRKLSNMLMNRDTPILRTVLGQGHADSSQGIPLLHPDSHENQFRSNSNGSSNENDRRSSTDVVHGDPAHSPYTDVSIMDEDDKQASPQSYIPDVKPGMVNYVPAQKPEWKRYKQYTRDDIMSAIEAVRSGMSALQAARKYGVPSRTLYDKVKKLGITTSRPFKRGSNGSGACFPYGIGGNANGNIYSGALSENENESGSVIEGSGSILDTYKSRDGLVDREMLDASRCTSSPIVHSVKQQNNEDQVEDLSISRNVETSSTYL; encoded by the exons ATGGCGAGTACCTCGCAGCAGTACTGTTTGCGTTGGAACAATCACCGCTCTAATTTACTGACAGTGTTCGATGAGTTGCTGCAAAATGAGGCATTCACTGACGTGACTTTGGCAGTTGACGGAGGCGCGTCTGTCAAATGCCACAAGATGGTCCTAGCAGCATGTTCCTCCTACTTCCAAACTCTGTTCATTGACTTGCCATGCAAGCATCCTATCGTCGTATTGAAAGACGTGAAGTATTCTGAGATCAAAGCCATCCTGGAGTATATGTACCGAGGCGAAGTAAACGTGGCTCAAGAGCAATTGGCTGGGTTATTAAAAGTCGCGGAAGTACTAAAGGTGAAAGGGTTGGTTGAAGAAAATGGCCCCCAAGGTCGTCGTGACGAGGTTGAAACCTCTATGTCACCTCCTCCAGCCATAAGCACCAGTACAACCAGCAGCGCAGCTCACAGTAGTGATCATACGTCTCCTCCACATTCTACGGGGACTACTTATGATATTTATGGCAAATCACCAGCTGATAGAAGTAGCCGTTTACCGCTGCCAATGTGGCCTCTACCAGGGATTCCTATCACTCATTCCAGCTCCAGTCACCAGACGGCGACACATCAACATTCTGCCATGTTAAGCGGGTCATCATCCATTTTAACCGGTTTTGAGACTTCTCCATTGAAACGCAGGAAACTCTCAAATATGTTAATGAACAGAGACACGCCGATTCTCAGAACGGTGCTGGGTCAAGGTCACGCGGATAGTTCCCAAGGGATTCCCCTCTTGCACCCGGATAGCCACGAAAATCAGTTCAGGAGCAACAGTAATGGCTCCTCGAATGAGAATGACAGGCGCAGTAGTACGGATGTAGTTCATGGGGATCCTGCACATAGTCCTTATACTGATGTGTCTATAATGGATGAAGACGATAAGCAAGCATCGCCACAGTCATATATTCCAGACGTTAAACCAg GGATGGTTAACTACGTACCAGCGCAAAAGCCAGAATGGAAACGGTACAAGCAATACACGAGGGACGACATAATGTCTGCGATCGAGGCAGTACGTTCGGGAATGAGTGCCCTCCAGGCGGCACGTAAGTACGGAGTACCCTCTCGAACTCTTTACGATAAGGTGAAAAAACTAGGAATCACAACATCACGACCATTTAAACGTGGCTCGAATGGTAGTGGCGCCTGTTTTCCTTACGGAATCGGTGGTAACGCAAATGGCAACATCTACAGTGGTGCCCTCTCGGAAAACGAGAACGAGAGTGGCAGTGTGATCGAGGGTTCTGGATCTATCCTCGATACATATAAGTCGAGAGACGGTCTTGTAGACCGGGAGATGTTGGACGCC
- the ric8a gene encoding ric8 guanine nucleotide exchange factor A: protein MEALVQRIISDTSDEFSKDIAIFEENYGSRTVFEELNHDKLREKLWEKLFHCLSDNSQSSLHHNCLSTLRILSRDKTKLYELITGERLGIILNNAALKDTGAKEHIYTNVTVEALKLLCNLIFNSAKVQEILPKTLCLQCLIERMKKYNDHIPYEVTLFDTRIVFLITALNATTRHVVKTELNGDECLIKMLENISNQYEQDKSHDIKEDNATLLCEILKALFNLYINSDDMAEEEKNKSLVLILRKLLLSECKKEDDLQSNIANLLTVIPYYCYSVMIPPSKEKHKQIYQNMDMSAVYVLLKFLDKRLNYKTDLIGNLSPIVTTFIRMVKAERLIRKYARLQILPPLRDVMHRPEEGTTLRAKLCKLLTSPVVEVRDLVAEFLFILCKENVVRMVKYTGYGNAAGMFANKGLLGSNKKKPNYYSSESEDSETEEYLKHKEQINPVTGCFEHPKPNPLEGMSEEQKEYEALQLLGLVDKLTREGVMQPCRIGEDGKPKPIEHVLELQEKLPKQQYAHQDSDSD, encoded by the exons ATGGAGGCATTAGTGCAACGAATAATTTCAGATACAAGCGACGAATTTTCAAAAGATATAGCCATCTTTGAGGAAAAT taTGGAAGCAGGACTGTATTCGAAGAACTAAACCACGATAAGTTACGAGAAAAGCTGTGGGAAAAATTGTTTCATTGTCTCTCAGATAATTCACAGTCATCACTTCATCATAATTGTTTATCTACTTTACGGATACTTAG CAGAGACAAAACAAAGCTATACGAATTAATCACAGGCGAAAGACTaggtattatattaaataatgcaGCTCTAAAGGACACAGGTGCAAAAGAACATATTTATACCAATG tTACTGTCGAAGCTCTCAAACTactatgtaatttaatattcaaCAGTGCAAAGGTACAGGAAATATTACCAAAAACACTTTGTTTGCAATGCCTAATTGAACGTATGAAAAAATACAATGACCACATTCCATATGAAGTAACATTATTCGATACCAGAATTGTATTCCTGATTACTGCCCTAAATGCTACCACCAGACATGTTGTCAAAACAGAATTAAATGGAGATGAGTGTCTGATAAAAATGTTGGAAAACATAAGCAATCAGTATGAACAAGATAAATCACATGATATCAAGGAAGATAATGCAACATTactgtgtgaaattttaaaagcattatttaatttgtatataaattcAGATGATATGgcagaagaagagaagaataaGAGTTTAGTTTTAATTTTGAGGAAACTATTGTTATCTGAATGTAAGAAAGAAGATGATCTTCAGAg CAACATCGCAAATCTATTAACTGTAATACCATATTACTGTTATTCAGTAATGATACCTCCTAGTAAAGAGAAACACAAacaaatatatcaaaatatggACATGAGTGCAGtttatgttttattaaaatttctagaCAAAAGACTAAATTACAAAACCGATTTAATAGGAAATCTCAGTCCAATTGTTACTACTTTTATCAGAATGGTTAAAGCTGAGAGATTGATTAGAAAATATGCTAGGTTACAG ATCTTACCTCCCTTAAGGGACGTAATGCATCGCCCAGAAGAAGGAACTACTCTAAGGGCTAAATTGTGTAAATTATTAACTTCTCCTGTAGTAGAGGTACGAGATCTTGTTGCAGAGTTCTTGTTTATACTGTGTAAAGAGAATG TTGTTCGCATGGTAAAGTATACTGGATATGGGAATGCTGCTGGTATGTTTGCAAATAAAGGATTATTAGGATCGAATAAAAAAAAGCCAAATTACTATTCTTCTGAATCAGAAGACAGTGAAACTGAGGAATACTTGAAACATAAGGAACA GATCAATCCTGTGACTGGTTGCTTTGAACATCCAAAACCTAATCCTTTGGAAGGAATGTCAGAGGAACAGAAAGAGTATGAAGCATTGCAGCTTCTTGGTCTTGTTGATAAGTTAACGAG gGAAGGTGTGATGCAACCTTGTAGGATTGGAGAAGACGGGAAACCAAAGCCGATCGAACACGTTTTGGAATTGCAAGAGAAACTGCCAAAACAACAATATGCCCATCAGGATTCTGATTCTGATTGA
- the LOC117161207 gene encoding calnexin isoform X1 yields MARLVANLIIYLCLLCSIIKANESGDSNVQDTVAKVVYKTPEISGFAYLVETFDNEEKFKKSWVLSEAKKDSVDEDIAKYDGIWSIEEPKEHAQEGDLGLVLKSKARHAAISTTLSKPFYFGDNPLIVQYEVNFQEGQECSGAYLKLLTLDAEHQDLKKFHDKTPYTIMFGPDKCGNNHKLHFIFRHKNPLNGSIEEKHCKKPRERLEDFFKDKQSHLYTLIIRPDNSFEIKVDNKVVNSGSLLDDFTPPVNPPLEIEDPTDVQPEDWDDKEKIPDLSAVKPDDWDEDAPAQIVDEDDIMPEGWLEDESPMIPNPDSVKPEDWDIEMDGEWEPPEIPNPKCADAPGCGPYKQKMKKNPRYKGKWSPPLINNPNYKGKWKPKLIHNPNYFNDQHPFRMMPIFAVGFELWSMSTDILFDNILVADDEEVARKWAEDTFEVRRARIEKESVTLWGRILKVTNYKPGWWVLYFIYCAVPVVLYIWYLLKRVREDKYNVKDEDKQPLEANEQTAQKQEETENQLPNTEAEEEIEKLNENEEIIESEDNDNPAIGGDGPRRRKPNKD; encoded by the exons ATGGCCAGGCTTGTAgcgaatttaattatatatttatgtctGCTGTGTAGTATTATCAAAGCTAATGAGAGTGGTGATAGCAATGTTCAAGATACAGTGGCTAAGGTGGTTTATAAGACACCCGAAATTTCTGGATTCGCATATTTAGTAGAGACCTTCGACAACGAGGAGAAGTTTAAGAAATCTTGGGTCTTGTCAGAAGCCAAGAAAGACTCTGTTGATGAAGATATAGCGAAATATGATG GAATTTGGTCCATAGAAGAACCTAAAGAGCATGCGCAAGAGGGAGATCTGGGGCTAGTCCTTAAGAGTAAAGCTAGACATGCTGCTATATCCACTACATTATCCAAACCATTTTACTTCGGGGATAATCCATTAATTGTACAATACGAAGTAAATTTTCAAGAAGGCCAAGAATGTAGTGGGGCTTATTTGAAATTGCTTACCCTGGATGCAGAGCATCAAGATTTAAAGAAATTCCATGATAAAACTCCCTATACTATAATGTTTGGTCCTGATAAATGTGGAAACAATCacaag CTGCATTTTATCTTTCGACATAAAAACCCTCTCAATGGTTCGATAGAAGAAAAACACTGTAAGAAACCTAGAGAGCGCTTGGAAGATTTTTTCAAAGACAAGCAGTCTCACCTATATACTTTGATCATTCGTCCAGATAATAGTTTTGAAATCAAAGTCGATAATAAGGTAGTAAATTCTGGATCTTTGCTGGATGATTTCACTCCACCAGTCAATCCACCTTTGGAAATAGAAGATCCTACTGATGTTCAGCCAGAAGATTGGGATGACAAGGAAAAGATCCCTGACCTATCAGCTGTTAAACCAGACGATTGGGACGAAGATGCTCCAGCACAAATCGTCGATGAAGACGACATCATGCCTGAAGGATGGCTCGAAGACGAATCACCTATGATTCCCAATCCTGACTCTGTAAAACCTGAAGATTGGGATATTGAAATGGATGGAGAATGGGAACCTCCAGAAATTCCAAATCCAAAGTGTGCAGATGCACCAGGATGTGGACCATACAAGCAAAAGATGAAAAAGAATCCTCGATACAAGGGCAAATGGTCACCACCCTTGATTAACAATCCTAATTATAAAGGCAAATGGAAGCCAAAACTAATTCATAATCCTAATTACTTCAATGACCAACATCCATTCCGGATGATGCCTATT TTTGCTGTGGGCTTTGAACTTTGGTCGATGTCTACGGACATTCTCTTCGATAATATTCTTGTTGCTGATGATGAAGAAGTAGCAAGAAAATGGGCGGAAGATACATTCGAAGTACGTCGGGCTAGAATCGAGAAGGAGAGT GTAACTTTATGGGGTCGCATATTAAAAGTAACAAATTATAAACCAGGCTGGTGGGTGTTGTATTTTATATACTGTGCAGTACCagttgtattatatatttggTATCTTCTGAAACGAGTTCGTGAG gataaatataatgtaaaagATGAAGATAAACAACCTTTAGAAGCAAATGAACAAACAGCACAGAAGcaagaagaaacagaaaatcAGCTACCTAATACTGAAGCAGAGGAAGAAATTGAAAAGTTAAacgaaaatgaagaaataatagAAAGTGAAGATAAT GATAACCCAGCAATAGGTGGTGATGGACCACGACGAAGAAAACCAAACAAAGACTAG
- the LOC117161076 gene encoding protein meiotic P26 — protein MASSMVAVPSGTASVPAGTGISQNEDVENGNVFTERNINTVTSCSETSNPGDALEEINCGSGESGDQECAICMSKLCSPRVLSCLHVFCEACLDKLLMDEAGDSKVSSVLICPLCQQETSISSKGAASLTCDYVLTNILDMSAIENMAVLCTSCKAKESAVARCSDCANFLCPNCNTAHQFMRCFESHKVMAFEDLKQSNEAIPIHKPIFCEYHPAENMKFYCYTCQEPICNECLLIEHKTPEHQYERLMDAEPRQKEELIKLMNESKARIADCDQVSAQLENALSELQAQHDQAKDLIVETFQSYKAVLEKCRDNALVELEKLHSDRELEIMDTFHSVEKTVEKIEDACRFTSRLLEHGDAVEILALRRIVGTQLMNLIKNTPKPNVTFSIQFQTDYNQFEKALKEVFGKFHTESTPVTKSTPEPITTMSGVSVNQQVVHTSMGCPRSISARSPISLPTSMQSSFEGDPSFVIPPTSSPQSIPPPPPSVSLPPGPIHGLTSIQEYNLQQLASLAEKVEMVGDTNVVGPSSNPSPTPSFTLADLFAGDLSSTSHAINNLQALAKLGNTLGNQDLGNPTINGGSSLVLGRGPSPAIVDTPNLSLAANSLLNGGFQSLSSSTSTILSQGADDLRGDSMHNMPVVVGNTVGNVTGSGSGNYTHPRSNNTKLTPMQIRCKFGQLGPSKGQFSSPHGFCLSADEDIIVADTNNHRIQIFDKTGIFKFQFGVPGKEEGQLWYPRKIAVMKNSGKFVVCDRGNERSRMQIFTKSGHFIKKIAIRYIDIVAGLAVTSEGHILAVDSVSPTVFVISDTGELLNWFDCSEYMREPSDIAISGKEYFVCDFKGHCVVVFNEEGNFLRRIGCDNVTNFPNGIDISDAGDILIGDSHGNRFHVAVFSRDGSLISEFECPYVKVSRCCGLKITSEGYIVTLAKNNHHVLVLNTLYIS, from the exons ATGGCATCGTCTATGGTGGCTGTTCCTTCTGGAACAGCTTCGGTTCCAGCTGGAACTGGTATCAGTCAAAACGAAGATGTGGAGAATGGGAATGTGTTTACTGAACGAAACATAAACACTGTTACCAGCTGCAGCGAAACCTCCAATCCTGGTGATGCCTTGGAAGAAATAAATTGTGGCTCAGGTGAATCAGGTGATCAGGAATGTGCTATTTGCATGAGCAAACTTTGTTCTCCACGAGTGCTCTCTTGTCTTCATGTGTTTTGCGAGGCTTGCCTGGATAAGCTTCTGATGGACGAGGCAGGTGACTCTAAAGTTAGCTCTGTCCTAATCTGCCCGCTCTGTCAACAAGAAACTTCCATTAGTTCTAAGGGTGCTGCGTCATTGACATGCGATTATGTTCTAACGAATATACTTGACATGTCCGCGATTGAGAACATGGCTGTACTCTGTACCTCGTGTAAAGCCAAAGAGAGTGCGGTTGCACGTTGCTCGGACTGTGCCAACTTCTTATGTCCGAATTGCAACACCGCACACCAGTTCATGCGTTGTTTTGAAAGTCACAAGGTCATGGCCTTTGAAGATTTAAAGCAATCCAACGAAGCTATACCAATACACAAACCTATTTTTTGCGAATATCATCCTgctgaaaatatgaaattttactgCTACACTTGCCAG GAACCTATATGCAACGAGTGTTTGCTTATTGAACACAAAACTCCAGAGCATCAGTATGAAagactaatggatgcagaaccACGTCAGAAagaagaattaataaaattgatgaaTGAGAGTAAAGCAAGAATAGCAGACTGTGACCAAGTATCTGCACAACTAGAAAATGCACTTAGTGAACTACAAGCACAACATGATCAAGCTAAAGATCTAATTGTAGAGACATTTCAGAGTTACAAGGCTGTTTTAGAGAAATGTCGAGACAATGCCCTGGTTGAGCTTGAAAAATTACATTCAGATAGGGAATTAGAAATAATGGACACGTTTCATAG CGTTGAAAAGACAGTGGAGAAGATAGAAGATGCTTGTCGTTTTACCTCCAGACTTCTTGAGCATGGTGATGCTGTGGAGATCCTCGCTCTTCGTCGTATCGTAGGAACACAGttaatgaatttaataaaaaacacACCAAAGCCAAATGTTACGTTTTCTATTCAGTTTCAAACTGACTACAACCAGTTTGAAAAAGCACTGAAG GAAGTCTTTGGTAAATTTCATACGGAAAGCACACCAGTAACAAAATCCACTCCAGAACCAATTACAACTATGTCTGGAGTTTCTGTGAACCAACAAGTTGTTCATACTTCAATGGGCTGTCCTCGTTCTATTAGTGCAAGGTCTCCCATTTCCCTTCCTACATCAATGCAATCCTCCTTCGAAGGTGACCCTTCATTTGTTATACCTCCAACATCCAGCCCTCAAAGTATTCCACCTCCACCACCTTCTGTATCTCTTCCTCCAGGTCCTATTCATGGGCTTACTAGTATTCAAGAATATAATCTACAGCAGTTAGCTAGTCTGGCGGAAAAAGTCGAAATGGTTGGAGACACGAACGTGGTTGGGCCGAGTTCGAATCCTAGTCCAACGCCGTCTTTCACTTTAGCAGATTTATTTGCCGGCGATCTGAGTTCTACCAGCCATGCAATCAATAATTTACAAGCTCTTGCAAAATTAGGAAACACACTTGGTAATCAAG ATCTCGGCAATCCTACTATTAATGGTGGTAGTAGTTTAGTACTAGGGAGAGGTCCTTCGCCAGCCATTGTGGACACACCAAACTTGAGTCTAGCTGCTAACAGTCTTTTAAATGGAGGATTTCAATCATTATCTTCATCCACTTCCACCATACTTTCACAGGGTGCTG ATGATTTAAGAGGAGACTCCATGCATAACATGCCTGTAGTAGTAGGAAATACAGTTGGCAATGTAACTGGTTCCGGTTCTGGAAATTATACTCATCCGCGTTCGAATAACACGAAATTAACTCCTATGCAAATTAGGTGTAAATTTGGACAGTTAGGTCCCAGTAAAGGTCAATTCAGCTCACCTCATGGATTTTGTTTAAGTGCTGATGAAGATATTATTGTTGCCGACACGAATAATCACAGAATTCAG ATATTTGATAAGACTGGCATATTCAAATTCCAATTTGGTGTTCCTGGTAAGGAAGAGGGCCAATTATGGTACCCTAGAAAGATCGCAGTGATGAAGAACAGTGGAAAATTTGTTGTTTGTGATCGAGGGAACGAACGATCGAGGATGCagatatttacaaaaagtggtCATTTTATCAAGAAAATAGCAATTCGTTACATCGATATTGTAGCTGGCCTAGCTGTGACTAGCGAAGGCCACATTTTGGCTGTTGATAGCGTATCACCGACGGTGTTTGTAATCAGCGATACAGGAGAGCTGTTAAACTGGTTCGATTGCAGTGAATATATGAGAGAACCAAGTGATATTGCAATTAGTG GTAAAGAATATTTTGTTTGTGATTTTAAGGGACATTGTGTTGTGGTGTTTAACGAGGAGGGAAACTTTTTGCGTCGTATTGGCTGTGACAATGTAACAAACTTCCCAAATGGGATCGATATTAGCGATGCAGGAGATATATTAATAGGAGACTCGCATGGTAACCGTTTTCACGTGGCTGTTTTTTCAAGAGATGGTTCCTTGATTTCCGAGTTCGAATGTCCATACGTCAAG GTCTCTCGATGTTGTGGCTTGAAAATAACCTCAGAGGGGTATATTGTAACTCTGGCTAAAAATAATCACCACGTCCTCGTGTTGAACACTCTTTACATATCATGA
- the LOC117161207 gene encoding calnexin isoform X3 — protein MARLVANLIIYLCLLCSIIKANESGDSNVQDTVAKVVYKTPEISGFAYLVETFDNEEKFKKSWVLSEAKKDSVDEDIAKYDGIWSIEEPKEHAQEGDLGLVLKSKARHAAISTTLSKPFYFGDNPLIVQYEVNFQEGQECSGAYLKLLTLDAEHQDLKKFHDKTPYTIMFGPDKCGNNHKLHFIFRHKNPLNGSIEEKHCKKPRERLEDFFKDKQSHLYTLIIRPDNSFEIKVDNKVVNSGSLLDDFTPPVNPPLEIEDPTDVQPEDWDDKEKIPDLSAVKPDDWDEDAPAQIVDEDDIMPEGWLEDESPMIPNPDSVKPEDWDIEMDGEWEPPEIPNPKCADAPGCGPYKQKMKKNPRYKGKWSPPLINNPNYKGKWKPKLIHNPNYFNDQHPFRMMPIFAVGFELWSMSTDILFDNILVADDEEVARKWAEDTFEVRRARIEKESDKYNVKDEDKQPLEANEQTAQKQEETENQLPNTEAEEEIEKLNENEEIIESEDNDNPAIGGDGPRRRKPNKD, from the exons ATGGCCAGGCTTGTAgcgaatttaattatatatttatgtctGCTGTGTAGTATTATCAAAGCTAATGAGAGTGGTGATAGCAATGTTCAAGATACAGTGGCTAAGGTGGTTTATAAGACACCCGAAATTTCTGGATTCGCATATTTAGTAGAGACCTTCGACAACGAGGAGAAGTTTAAGAAATCTTGGGTCTTGTCAGAAGCCAAGAAAGACTCTGTTGATGAAGATATAGCGAAATATGATG GAATTTGGTCCATAGAAGAACCTAAAGAGCATGCGCAAGAGGGAGATCTGGGGCTAGTCCTTAAGAGTAAAGCTAGACATGCTGCTATATCCACTACATTATCCAAACCATTTTACTTCGGGGATAATCCATTAATTGTACAATACGAAGTAAATTTTCAAGAAGGCCAAGAATGTAGTGGGGCTTATTTGAAATTGCTTACCCTGGATGCAGAGCATCAAGATTTAAAGAAATTCCATGATAAAACTCCCTATACTATAATGTTTGGTCCTGATAAATGTGGAAACAATCacaag CTGCATTTTATCTTTCGACATAAAAACCCTCTCAATGGTTCGATAGAAGAAAAACACTGTAAGAAACCTAGAGAGCGCTTGGAAGATTTTTTCAAAGACAAGCAGTCTCACCTATATACTTTGATCATTCGTCCAGATAATAGTTTTGAAATCAAAGTCGATAATAAGGTAGTAAATTCTGGATCTTTGCTGGATGATTTCACTCCACCAGTCAATCCACCTTTGGAAATAGAAGATCCTACTGATGTTCAGCCAGAAGATTGGGATGACAAGGAAAAGATCCCTGACCTATCAGCTGTTAAACCAGACGATTGGGACGAAGATGCTCCAGCACAAATCGTCGATGAAGACGACATCATGCCTGAAGGATGGCTCGAAGACGAATCACCTATGATTCCCAATCCTGACTCTGTAAAACCTGAAGATTGGGATATTGAAATGGATGGAGAATGGGAACCTCCAGAAATTCCAAATCCAAAGTGTGCAGATGCACCAGGATGTGGACCATACAAGCAAAAGATGAAAAAGAATCCTCGATACAAGGGCAAATGGTCACCACCCTTGATTAACAATCCTAATTATAAAGGCAAATGGAAGCCAAAACTAATTCATAATCCTAATTACTTCAATGACCAACATCCATTCCGGATGATGCCTATT TTTGCTGTGGGCTTTGAACTTTGGTCGATGTCTACGGACATTCTCTTCGATAATATTCTTGTTGCTGATGATGAAGAAGTAGCAAGAAAATGGGCGGAAGATACATTCGAAGTACGTCGGGCTAGAATCGAGAAGGAGAGT gataaatataatgtaaaagATGAAGATAAACAACCTTTAGAAGCAAATGAACAAACAGCACAGAAGcaagaagaaacagaaaatcAGCTACCTAATACTGAAGCAGAGGAAGAAATTGAAAAGTTAAacgaaaatgaagaaataatagAAAGTGAAGATAAT GATAACCCAGCAATAGGTGGTGATGGACCACGACGAAGAAAACCAAACAAAGACTAG